CGGGACGACGTCATCGACGAAGTGGTCGAGGTCCTGTCCCGGCGCACCAAGAACAACCCCGTCCTGATCGGCGACCCCGGCGTCGGCAAGACGGCGATCGTCGAGGGCATCGCGACCCGCATGGCCTCCGGCGACGTCCCGCCTACCCTGGCCGAGCGGCGGCTGATCTCGATCGACCTGGCCGCGATGGTCGCCGGCTCCAAGTACCGGGGCGAGTTCGAGGAACGTCTCCAGGGCGTGATCGACGAGGTCGCCGCGACCAACCGCATGATCGTCCTGTTCATCGACGAACTGCACACCGTCGTGGGCGCCGGCAGCGCCGAAGGCGCGGTCATGGACGCGGCCAACATCCTCAAACCCGCCCTCACCACCGGCCGCCTGCAACTCGTCGGCGCCACCACGGTCGAGGACTACCAGCGGCACATCGCCAAGGACGCCGCCCTCGAACGCCGGTTCCAACCGGTCCTGGTGGACGAACCCACCCCGGCCCAGGCCGTCACCATCCTCACCGCCCTGCGCGGTCGCTACGAACGCCACCACGCCGTCCGCGTCACCGACGAGGCCGTCCGCGCCGCCGTGGACCTGTCCGCCCGGTACGTCACCGAGCGGTTCCTGCCCGACAAGGCCATCGACCTGATGGACCGCGCCGGCGCGCGCGTCCGCCTGCGGCAGAAGACGCCGCCCCCGGACATCGACGCCCTCGAAGCCGAGGTCCGCCGCCTCGACGAAGAACACTCACCCCGCCTGGCCGAGGCCCGAGCCGCCCTCGCCGCCGCCCGCAACGCCCTGGCCGACGCCCCGGAGGTCACCGCCGACGACGTCGCCGAGGTGGTGTCCCGCAGCACCGGCATCCCGGTCACCCAGCTCACCGAGCCCGAGCGACACCGCCTGCTGCACCTGGAAGAGCAGCTGCACCGCCGGATCGTCGGCCAGGACGAGGCCGTCGAGGCGGTGGCCGACGCCGTCCGCCTGGGCCGGGCGGGCCTGAAGCACCCGAACCGCCCCACGGGGTCGTTCCTGTTCCTGGGCCCGACCGGCGTCGGCAAGACCGAGGTGGCCCGCGCGCTGGCCGAGGCCCTGTACGGCTCCCCGGACCGCCTGATCCGCCTGGACATGTCCGAGTTCGCGCAACAGCACACCGTGACCCGCCTGACCGGCGCACCACCCGGCTACGCCGGCTACGACGACCCGGGCCAGCTGACCGGCGCGGTCCGCCGCACGCCGTACTCGGTGGTCCTGCTGGACGAGGTCGAGAAGGCGCACCCGGAGGTCTTCAACACCCTGCTCCAGGTCCTGGACGCCGGCCGCCTGACCGACGCGCACGGCCGGACCACGGACTTCGCCAACACCGTCATCATCATGACCAGCAACATCGGCGCGGACCAGCTCCTCACCGCCACCACCACCGACCACCTGCGCGACCCGCTGATGGTCGCCCTGCACCGCTACTTCCGCCCCGAGTTCCTCAACCGCCTGGACGAGGTGATCCTGTTCCGCGGCCTGGACGCCGACCACCTGCGCCAGATCACCAAGCTCCTCCTCAACGACACCCGCGACCGCCTGCGCGCCCAGGACATCACCCTGGACGTCACCGACGAGGCCGTGGACTGGCTCGCCACCACCGGCTACGTCCCGGAGTTCGGCGCCCGCCCGCTGCGCCGGACCATCTCGCGAGAACTGGACCGCCGCCTGTCCCGCGCCCTGCTGTCCGGTGACCTGCGCCCCGGCCACCACGTCGTCGTGACGATCGAAAACGCCACCCCCGCCCTGACCATCACCGGCTGAGGCATGGCTTCGCGTTCTCACGGCTGGCTAGCGAAGTGTCATCGGTAACTGCCCGCGGTGTCGACCTTGAACCAATTATTGGCACGTGCCACTCTGAGCAGAGAGGGCGGCGACTCGATGGACGTTCGGTGCGGAGAAGTATCGGCTGAGGGATCTTGACGGCGTGTGTGCCGAACGCTGATAAGATCTGCAATCTCGTCGTTCACCGGTTCGATGACAGTAGTGAACGGGTTGAGCCACCCGTGGCTCCCGATGCGCCGGGCAGCGTCGACCACTATGTGGCGTCGAGCTTCGGAAAGTCGGAAGATCACTGCCTGCCATTCTCCGAAAAGTGTGGACATCACAGGAGGTGGGGCGACGCACCACAGAGCAAGGGCCCATTCGCCACGTGCCAGATCCCCGTCCGTAGTCTGCTCTCCGGCGCGTTCAACCAATGAGTTGACGGAGTCCAATTGGTCGCGCCACCACGAGGCGCTGCCGGAGTTGTTGCGAATCTCGCCCAACAATGTCGCCGGGTGGGCCTCAGGGCCAAAGGGCTTGGTGCCCGCTAGTCGAGTGTAAGCCAGTTTGAAGGGTGAAGCAGCGCCGACGATGGCGATGAGGGAGGCAAGCCAACAGGGTCCGGCCAAGTCGAACAGTGCCGATGCGGCGTTGGACCACGGAAATGTGCTGCTCTTCTCCCCAGTCTTGAAGCGACGAAGTGCGGCGACGGCGGCGAATGGTGAACCTGCTCTGCGAAGGCGGTTGACGGCGTCTCTGCGGCGGCGCTGCGCAGCACCGTCGGCTTCGGTGAAGCCATTGTCCGAGTTGGTGAGAAAACCGTCGATGCTCAACGCGACTGCGATTTGCGCGGGCTGTGAGCGCAGTGAACTGACGTCAGGGCACAATCCGTCGAGTACGGCGCGCGTGAGGTCTGCTTCAAACCCTCCGCCAGGGGGCGGCACAAGGCCTGTGTTGAGCGCACTCTGCGCGACAAACGGGCGGGACACGTCCAGTCCGTCGAGGTGGAGTTCGATGCCGGCGGCACCCTCGCAATCGGCGGTCATCCGCAGCCACGCAGTCACGCTCGGCGTACCTGCGGCTGCGCGTGTTTGATCGGCCCACCACGCGGCGAAATCGGCTCGTTGGTTGAGCAGTTCCCTGAGAATCCGCACTCGGTCGGGGTTGCCAGGGTCTGCTGGGTGCTTGGCGAGGTGCTCGGTCAGGCGGGTCCAGGTCGGGTCCGGACCGTCCCCGGCCGGCAGTTGCGGAAGGTTCGGCAGAGGCGTGATCTCGCCGCGGTCAAAAGCGTCGAGAAGGATGCTCAAGTTGAGGTCGCTGCAAAGACTTCCCAGGACGTCGCGAACCTGACGGGGCCTGCTCGTGAACACGCCATCCGTCAGCAGCGTCCACGCCGCTACAACCGACGGCGGAGTGCTTTTCTCGACAACCTCGTCGCGAATACCGTCGGCCAAGACGTAGACATCGCCCCCCTCAGCGTTGCCCCCGTAGAATCGCGCGGTGTTCAACCAATATGGTCTGCGCAGCAGTTCGCGGAAGACGGTATTCCTGTCGAAGTCCCGGACCTCCTCGCCGGCGTATCGGTATAGGAAGCGTGCGGCGAAGTACTCGCGGAGTGAGAGCACCTCGAATTCGTAGATGCCTTCGTTCTTGCTCGTCAAGGCCCAGAGTCGGTCGCTGGTCGCCTCGAACAGTTCGTCGACCATCGTCTCCGGGTTGCCGTAGGTGTGCTGGAAGTGGCGAATCGCGGCTTTCAAGTCGCGTACGGACATCTGTGCGTTCACAGGGTCTTCTTCGCTGTGTGCTTGGAGGTACCAGCCGAGGAAGGGGACGATCTCGCGCAGTTGCTTCTGATGCTTCCGGACCGATACCGGGTGCTTGTTGGCTTCGCGGGCCAGCAACAGGTCGACGTAGGATTCGTATAGTTCCGTACGCTGTGTCGGCGTTGCTTCGCCATGCTTGTGGAGCAGATCCAGTAGGATCGTCAATTGCATCGGATTGCCGGCGAGTTCGCCGATGTAGGGTTCGCGACTCTTCTCCGCAAAACTGGTCCGCAGTGCGCGCCCTTCGCTGCCCACTACTCGCCGGACGGAACACCACTTCTGCAAGTACTCGTCACGCTGGCCGGAGTCGAAGGGCTTCAACACCAAGGTGTCGAACAGATCCGGCGAGGGCTCCGCGAGTTCATTCGAGCTGGGTCTCGTCGTAACGATCACGCGAGGCGGAGTCTGATACGCTTCTCCGCGACGACAGAACTGGTCGATGGCATCGACGACTTTCGCGCGCGTGGTTGATCGCCCGACTTCGTCGAGGCCATCGAGAACGACTATGCTCGGTACACGTTCGAAGATTCCCTGTACAACCTCCGCGGTGATCGACACGCCTCCTGCGGCGTGGCTGATCAATTCAGCGAGGAAGCATTCGATCGTCGATTGGGAGGCGGGACGAGTGGAGTTCACCTTCCGAGCGTCTTTGGCCCACACGTCGACACCTGTCAGCCACTGGGCGTAATCGCTGAGATCGAGCCGCAGCGGGAACAAGGGCTGGTCGATCGTGGGAAAGTTCGCCGGTCTTTGCCGGGTGGGTAGGAAGGCCGAGCGGTGCACCTGGGAAACGAACTGTGTAAGGGTCGACTTGCCTTGTCCTGGGGCCCCGCGAACGAGCACGCAGCGGGCACCTCGTTCGAGGAGGTGAGCGGCAGCACCTCCCACTGGTTCGGGCGTAGCACGCTCTGCGCGTCGACGGCCCGTAACATGAAGTCTGTCCGCATTGACGTCGACGAATAGGTCGGCAACCCTCTCACGGTCGATGTCCACCTGGCCGAATTTGACGCGCTCGTCGTCGCCCCATTGCGCCGACGCGACCTTGCGCAGCAGAGTACGCAGACCATGGTCGTTGCGCTCCGCAGCCTCATCGCTGATGAGATACCGTATGAGATCCCATCCTGCGAGCATGTCGGCGTATTGCCACTTGATCTCGGTCGGTGCACTGTCGACCATGCCATCGACGGATTCACGCCAATGACAAACCATCTGCTCGAGTCCGAATTCTTTGGCATGGGCGTCGAGTTTCAACCCGAGTCGGTCAAACGTGCCTCGGCCAGGACTGCCGGTACTCGGCACGTTCGTCACCAAGGCGTACCGCCGCACGCCCTCGGCGGCGAGACGACGGAGGCTTTCCTCCTCCTTGGTCACCACCTCGTCCAGCCACTTGACGGGGTCTTTCTCCTTGCCGTTGGCGGACCACTTCACCTGGTACACGAGGCTCTTCGCGGGCTCGACGCCTTCCGGTGGAGTTACCGCCAGTCCATCCCGACCGCCGTCGGCCTGCCGCAACGGCAGTGGCACGTAGTTCTCGAAGCGGAGCGTCAAGAGGGCGTTGACCAACAATTGGAAGTCGTGGTCACCCAGGCGTTCATATAAGTACTTGTAACGGCTCTCCGGCAAGACCACTCCTTCGAAAAATGGCATCGCGATGTTCGTCCGATACGCAGATGCAGGGAAAGTCTTCCTGCGAGCGCCTCGGTGGCGCGCGTCGCGAGGCTGCGTGTATGACTATGGTGGTTCTCCCACGGTTGTTCGGCGCTCGCTCAGTGGTGTCGCCCTGCGGTGAGTTGGTCAACCAAGGAAGTCGCGGATGCCCTTCACCGCTGCACGCAATAGCGAAGCCGAACCACTGCCATCCGCGTATCCCGTATGCGAGTCGGCGGCAGCGTTGTCGGTGATGAAGCCTGTCGCCGCGTGCTTGGCGCAACGGGTGGCCATCACGATGACGTCGGCATTGCGAGCTTTGTGCTTGAGCGAAGCCGTGCCCACCTTGTCGTGGGAAGTCGAAACCTTCACGCTGGGAGCCTGTTTGACCAACTGATCGGAGACCCGGTCCAGGACCGCTTCGTCGAGGGAGTAGAGCAACACCGACATCCGGGGTATGCCAGCGAGCGTGAACTCGTCATCCTCTTCCGCCGGATGCCACTCCAGTTGCGTGCCCAACTCTTCGCACAGCTGTCGCGCGAACTCCTTCTCGTCCGGCTCGAGTCGGTGTTGGATTCGGTGCAAAGGACCAAGGAGGGCGATCGCGGTGTCGACGCGAGCGTCCTCGTCCGGACAGGCGGCGACGACCAGTCGATCCGCGAAGTCCAGTGCGATGTCGCTTGTGGTTGCGCCCACCCATTGTCCGGTCGAGGATTTCAAGCTCTTGAGCAACTCGACGTACTGTGACCTAGTCGGGGCTGAGCGGAGAAAGATCTCGGTCAACGCGTAGAGCGACAGTAGATCCCCGCGGCTCAGCCGGTCGAACACCAGCGCGGCATCGATCAAAGCAGCGGAAGTGGCCGGAGCCAACCCGTCGTCACCGAGGGCGTCGATGAGTACTCCGACTACCTGCCACACCGCCGTCCACTCGTCGTCCTTGAGCGAGGACAACAGAGACGCCACGTCGTCGTCTTGCTGGGCGAGCGGTGGCCATGAGTTCCAGGTGCCGTCAGTGACGACGTCGTGTACCTGTGGGTCACGGCGAGCGGCGGCGGCGATGAAGTCGAGCCAACCAGTCAGTGCGCGGACGGATGCCGCAACATCGGTGGTGCTGGTCGTTTCGATAGGCGGGGCCGTCGGCTTCGACAGTGTTTCAACCAGCGTGGCGATGTGGTCCCAGACTACATTCGGCACTTCCTCGCCAGTCCACAATTCGCGCATGGCGAACGCGGAGGCCAACAGATTCCGGTCATTTCGCCCGATCGCCGCTACGAGCAGCACGGTCGCTGCCTGGCCGCCGTAGCGAGAGATCGGATCATGCACCGGCAGCGGCAATGCGGGTTCCAGATCGCGAAGCCCTTCCCACGCGGCTGTGACCTCGCCTCGCGCCAATGCCGGTGCCACAACACTTTGACACACCGCGTTGAGCACTGCTTCCCGAACCGGAGCAGGCGGATCCTGCAGGAGCACCGCCGTCAGTTCCGGGAGGGCCAGTAGGTCGCTGCTGCGCCCCAATCGATCGAGCCGCTTGATCCGCAGATGCGCGAGATTGCTCGCGGTCAAGCCGCCCTTGGCCTGGATCTGTGCGTAAATCTCAGCGGACGTCGCTTCGCCGCCGGCAGCGAGTGCGGCATCGAACTCGCCGAGCAGTCGCCCGAGAGGCTTGTCCAACTGCCAATTGCGGATCGGCCGTTGCGCTACCGCGGCCTGCATCCGCTGCAGGGCCTTGCGCAAGTCCCACCGGTGCTGCGCGTGCATGCCTGCGCTCAAGACATATGTGGCAGTTGTCGGCCCGAAATGGTCGATGATCGCGGCTTCGATCGGGTCGTTCGGATCCAATACGGCGGGTATCAGTTCCGTGTTCTTGCAGTACGTCGGCCCAGCGAATGCGTTGATCAGGTCGGGAACGTGGGGTGCCAGCGCTGGGTCGTTCGCTATAACGTACATCGTGGCTTCTTGTGTAGCGGCCACGAAGCGTGGCAACACGATCGGTGTACCGTCGCCGGCCAGTGCGGCTTTCTTGAACGTGCTGGTCGCCTGCGGGTAGAGGTTCGCGTCGTTGCCGTGTGCGAAGAATGCGTCCAGGAAATCCTCAGTGGCGACCGGGTAGGGCGCGGCGACGTCTGTCGATGTGTTCAACGGATACCTCCCCACCGGGCCACGAAGTCTATCCGCGCCTGTGCCACCTCGACGTTGTCGACGACATAACGAACCGACTCTTCGTTGGCCCCGATCCCGCTCGCTGTGAAGTTCATCGAACCACTGATCATCCAATCGCGACCACACACCGTTTTCTCGTGCTCGACGGGGTCGAAGACAACGGCCAAGTCAGCGTCATCGGACGCGATGGCCTTCATCTGATCCACGAACAACTGGTTGTGTGTCGTCGGACGCGTAACGACTCGCACAGGAGTTCCCGATCGTGCGAGCTTGGCCAGGACGTCCACGAGTCGGTAGTGCGTCATGTGATCGTCCCCGAGTATGTCGTCGAAGGACCCTTGGGTGTTGTCGATCACCTCGACGTTGCTGATCCACGCGGAGACTACCCACAGCACTGGTCCGGGAGCCACCAGTTCGGAAAGCAGGGCGTCTGCAAGGATCGTGTCCGCGCTCAAGCGCAGTTTCGGACCCGTCCGTACTGTCCTTTCGAGGCCTCTCATCGCCCGCTCTCCCGCAACTCCACTCGAACATGGAAGTCGGCACCGTGCCGTACGGTCTCGGTGATCGTTCCGTACACCCTCAGGACATCGGTGTCGACCGGCAAGACCGGGATCTTGGCCATGGCCCGGCCCAGGGTCAGCCGGTCATCCGCTGGGCAGGTCAGCCACACTGCCCCCGCATTCGGCAGTTCAGCGCGGTAGCGCTCCTCCCAGCCGTCAGCGGACACCGGAATCGCTGGAAGGTGTTCATCGTGGGCTGCGGCGATGAGGAGTCGGTCGTGCACGGCCGGCGCGTCGTACGGGACGTACGGTTGGTAGTGGGCAAGGTGCTGATTTCGCACTTGTCCTCCGCGCGGCCAAAGGAGGCTGAAGACCTGGTCCGCGGTGAGGGACGTCCCCTCCTCGCCCACGGGTAGGCGTCCCGACCCGACCGCGTAGGCGAGAACCCGCGTGTCCACCTCGACACCCAACCGCTCCTCCAGCAGTGACCAGGCCGAGATCAAATCGGCTGCGGCTCGGTCGGTTCGCGGGGAACTGCCGGGGCGCAGCAAGCGGATCGACAACGCCGCGACCGATGCCTGACTGACTGGACCGTCGAGCGACGTCCACGCGTCGCGCAGCCGCCGCAGCGCCAACTCTCCATCGCGGGCAGACCTTCCGGCACGCAGGTCCGCGATCGCCCTCGCCGCCTCGCCGCCAGGTTCGTCGATCACGTGTCGCACCAAACGGGTGAGGGCCGTATCGGTACGTTCGAACGAGTTCGGTCGAAGCACTCCGGACACCATCGACCAGAACCGGTTCGGGTCCTCGGCGTAGAACTCCGCGATGCGCTCGATGACACCCACACCGCCGACACCGGTCTCGGTCAGCCACAACTTCGCGGGCGCAGTCTCGTCGTCGGCCGGCACCACGTCGACGACCAAGTCTTGCTCAGCTGCATCACGGCAGACGCGGAACGCGGCACCGAGAACTGCTGCTGCCACCGTGTCCACATAGGCCCGACGAGCCAAGCCCAAGGATCGTTTGTCGACATCGTCGGCGAACAGCAATTCTCCGGCCTGGTTCAACGCCTCCACCACCACGGGGTCCCGGCTCAACTCGGTCAGATCGCCGACGAGACGATCGGTGACCTGGGGTTGGCCGCTCAAGGCCAACGAGTCGTTCCGGTAGAGCACCGCCAGCACCTCGGCGAGGCTGTCCCGCCACGAGCCGTCGCTCAGGCCTTGCCACAACTCACGAGGCTTCGCGCGGGAACCGATCCCCGCCAACGAGTACGTCGTGAAATACGAAAGGGCGAGCCACGTCCGCTGGAAGTGGTTCGTCGAGTCGAACAGAGCCGGGTTCTCCGTCACCGCACGTTGGAAGGCGACCGAGCGCCATTGCGGCGAACGAAGGTGCGCGAGTACCGATGCGTCCGTTGTGTCAAGTGGTGCGATTTCCACGCACATGCCGTCGACATCGAGTTCGAAGCCGAGAGCGGCAGGGACGCCGTCGTGGACGTACGTGATCTTGCGTCGCTCCGTGTCGGAGTTCTTCGCCACGTCGCACTGCGCGCCTACGGTGAACCTCCGCATCGTGACAGGGTTGCCCGCGGCATGGGTGGCGAAGCCCACCGATTTGACGCGGTCACTCCACGGCGAGGTCTTCGGCGTGTCGGCAGGCATGAGACCGTGGAGGGAAAGTTCCACCTGGGACGCCCAACGGGGATAGCCCTGGGAGCTGTCTTTGATCTCGGGAGCCGGTTCGCTCAGCTTGATGTTCGTCGGACGCAGCACGCGGTAGGACTCGTCGGAGTTGCCCCACGGTTTCCACTGGCCGATCACCGGTGCATCGGGAGCGACTCCTTCCACGTCGATGGCCGATTCGCCGTCCGGAGGGATCGGGACCCAAGTGCGGTGGTCGTCGTGCTGGTAGCCGTAACGCAGGCTGACACGTCCCGGAACCGCTTCTCGCAAGGCTTTCCCGATGGGCAGGTGCTCTTCTCGGTTGGTCTTGAACGGCAACTCGAGACGAACCTCGGGCAGGTTCAGCGGCTCGAACAGCGTCTTGGTCACGAACTCCGGCAGGAACGTGCCCGGAAGCTTGCCGGGATCGGCACGAAGTGATGTCCACCGACTCTCCAGTCGGCGCAGGACGGTGGGCACGACGGAGAGCAACAGGGAGCGGGGAGGCTCCCACAGCAGCGCCTGGACCGAGTCATCGTCGAGTTGCAGCGACCGCTTGAGGTGCTGGGCCAACGCGTCCTGGAGAGCGTTCTCCTCCAGGAGGTCGGTCAACCGGGTAGCCAGCCACTTCCACTGCTCCGCGTACTCTTCCGCTTCGGTCTGCTTGCGCGGCGACTGCAGAACTCGACGCAGGTCCGAGTACGGGAAGCGACGTCTGAAGGACTTGGCGAGCCAATCGAACATCGACTGCGCCGCCTGGATCTTCTGCACGTGCCTGTTGGACACCGGCAAGGTGCGTGCAGCGATCTCCGGAGCGAAGAGCGTGTCGTACGCCTGATAAGTGAGACGGTCACGTCCATACTCGGAGAGGACGACCACGGTGATCGGTCTCGTCCCGCGCCGCCGTCCCGCGCGACCTCGACGCTGGACGAAGGACGCGCTGTCATGTGGTGCCTTGTGCTGTAGAACCAGTCCGACCCGCGCATCGTTGAACCCGACCTCGAGTGCGGCGGTCGCGACGATGAGTGCGGCACGTGAGTCGACACCTGTGTCCTGGGAGGTAGTGCGCGCGATCGAGAGGGGCCGTGTAGAACCGAGTCCTTGCCCAAGGACATGTCCGATGCGCTCCACCAGATCCCACGACTGCCCGTCCACGTAGCGCTCAGGGTGTTGCGCGTAGTCCGAGGCCCGGAGACCCGCCAGAACTGATCTCCGGCCGGGCCTGCCGGTCCGCGACTGGCCGCCCTCCGCGTCCCGCAAATCGTTGAAGAAGCGGTTGGAGACGTCCAGGTCGTCGGTGAAGAGGAAGCCCGTTGACCCGAATGGCGAGCGCTTCCGTTCATCCGCCTCCAGGACCCGGCCGAACAGCATGGCGGTTTGGATGGAGGTGGACAGCACGCTCACGCCGGAGACCGGGTCGCTGCGCACGGCGATCCCGTACTCGCGCCCTTCCTCCTCCATATCGTCGCTGCGTGGCTCGATGTGGGTGACGCTGTCGAAGGGCAACCCGACCAGTTCGGCGAAGAACTTACCAGCATCGCGAAGGGTCGCGCTCAGCCCGACCAGCGTTACGGGGCTACCCAAAGCGTGACGCCAGCGCCGCAACAGAAGGCCTGTTTGGGCGCCGTGGGTACCGACATAGGTGTGCACTTCGTCCAGGAGCACCAGTTCGGGGCCACGACCCGTCCATCCGAGCAGTGCACCCAAACCGGGGTCGGTACTGGTGCGATTGAGCATCTCGGTCGTGGTGAACAGCAGGTCCGGCGGGTTCTCGAGCAACGACTGCCGAGTCAGGGCCAACCGACTGCCGTCGATCCGGTGCTTGCAGCCGGTGCACGTCAGCAACTCGACGCCTTTGTGGCGGTCGCGGTCAGCCCACTTGAGCCTTCCACGGTCGCAGGCCGGGCACGAGAGATACGGACAGATCAGCCCATTGCGCTCGGGCTCCCAGTTCTTATACCAACTGTCCTTGTACTTCTCCAGCATCGATTCGGAATGAGGTGTGTCACCGTAGAGCACGCCGATGCGCAACGGCCGCTGCCCTGGTGGCACAACGCCCATCCGTTCCACCGTCTCGGTGTTTTGGAGGGCGTCGCGCAGTTGGTCGCGGAGCAACTCCGTCCGAGGATAGAGTGCGAGCGTGTGGAGTCGGTCAACTCCGCCGTTCGCCGCCGCCTGCCGGATCGCCGCGAAGGCCGGGAGGTAGAAGGCCAAGGTCTTGCCGCTACCGGTTCCCGCGCAGACCACGACGCCGCGGTGCCTGCGGGACCGCAGCGCTGCCAGGACCGCCTTGGTCGCGTCAACCTGGAACCGTGCAAGATCTCGATCGCCGATCAAAGCGGAGACGGTGCTGTTCGCGGCGGTCGACCAGTCGGGTGTTCGCGCGACCTCTTGCAGGACCGCATCGAGCGGGATGTTGCGCTTGGGGTACCTGCGGTCGGCGACATGGAGGCGGTA
This DNA window, taken from Saccharothrix variisporea, encodes the following:
- a CDS encoding ATP-dependent Clp protease ATP-binding subunit, with translation MPDDFFGFGSNPLEDLVGRLFAGLGVPASPTRRAERFGRDLTAAAREGTLDPVVGRDDVIDEVVEVLSRRTKNNPVLIGDPGVGKTAIVEGIATRMASGDVPPTLAERRLISIDLAAMVAGSKYRGEFEERLQGVIDEVAATNRMIVLFIDELHTVVGAGSAEGAVMDAANILKPALTTGRLQLVGATTVEDYQRHIAKDAALERRFQPVLVDEPTPAQAVTILTALRGRYERHHAVRVTDEAVRAAVDLSARYVTERFLPDKAIDLMDRAGARVRLRQKTPPPDIDALEAEVRRLDEEHSPRLAEARAALAAARNALADAPEVTADDVAEVVSRSTGIPVTQLTEPERHRLLHLEEQLHRRIVGQDEAVEAVADAVRLGRAGLKHPNRPTGSFLFLGPTGVGKTEVARALAEALYGSPDRLIRLDMSEFAQQHTVTRLTGAPPGYAGYDDPGQLTGAVRRTPYSVVLLDEVEKAHPEVFNTLLQVLDAGRLTDAHGRTTDFANTVIIMTSNIGADQLLTATTTDHLRDPLMVALHRYFRPEFLNRLDEVILFRGLDADHLRQITKLLLNDTRDRLRAQDITLDVTDEAVDWLATTGYVPEFGARPLRRTISRELDRRLSRALLSGDLRPGHHVVVTIENATPALTITG
- a CDS encoding NACHT domain-containing protein, coding for MPESRYKYLYERLGDHDFQLLVNALLTLRFENYVPLPLRQADGGRDGLAVTPPEGVEPAKSLVYQVKWSANGKEKDPVKWLDEVVTKEEESLRRLAAEGVRRYALVTNVPSTGSPGRGTFDRLGLKLDAHAKEFGLEQMVCHWRESVDGMVDSAPTEIKWQYADMLAGWDLIRYLISDEAAERNDHGLRTLLRKVASAQWGDDERVKFGQVDIDRERVADLFVDVNADRLHVTGRRRAERATPEPVGGAAAHLLERGARCVLVRGAPGQGKSTLTQFVSQVHRSAFLPTRQRPANFPTIDQPLFPLRLDLSDYAQWLTGVDVWAKDARKVNSTRPASQSTIECFLAELISHAAGGVSITAEVVQGIFERVPSIVVLDGLDEVGRSTTRAKVVDAIDQFCRRGEAYQTPPRVIVTTRPSSNELAEPSPDLFDTLVLKPFDSGQRDEYLQKWCSVRRVVGSEGRALRTSFAEKSREPYIGELAGNPMQLTILLDLLHKHGEATPTQRTELYESYVDLLLAREANKHPVSVRKHQKQLREIVPFLGWYLQAHSEEDPVNAQMSVRDLKAAIRHFQHTYGNPETMVDELFEATSDRLWALTSKNEGIYEFEVLSLREYFAARFLYRYAGEEVRDFDRNTVFRELLRRPYWLNTARFYGGNAEGGDVYVLADGIRDEVVEKSTPPSVVAAWTLLTDGVFTSRPRQVRDVLGSLCSDLNLSILLDAFDRGEITPLPNLPQLPAGDGPDPTWTRLTEHLAKHPADPGNPDRVRILRELLNQRADFAAWWADQTRAAAGTPSVTAWLRMTADCEGAAGIELHLDGLDVSRPFVAQSALNTGLVPPPGGGFEADLTRAVLDGLCPDVSSLRSQPAQIAVALSIDGFLTNSDNGFTEADGAAQRRRRDAVNRLRRAGSPFAAVAALRRFKTGEKSSTFPWSNAASALFDLAGPCWLASLIAIVGAASPFKLAYTRLAGTKPFGPEAHPATLLGEIRNNSGSASWWRDQLDSVNSLVERAGEQTTDGDLARGEWALALWCVAPPPVMSTLFGEWQAVIFRLSEARRHIVVDAARRIGSHGWLNPFTTVIEPVNDEIADLISVRHTRRQDPSADTSPHRTSIESPPSLLRVARANNWFKVDTAGSYR
- the dpdD gene encoding protein DpdD; its protein translation is MNTSTDVAAPYPVATEDFLDAFFAHGNDANLYPQATSTFKKAALAGDGTPIVLPRFVAATQEATMYVIANDPALAPHVPDLINAFAGPTYCKNTELIPAVLDPNDPIEAAIIDHFGPTTATYVLSAGMHAQHRWDLRKALQRMQAAVAQRPIRNWQLDKPLGRLLGEFDAALAAGGEATSAEIYAQIQAKGGLTASNLAHLRIKRLDRLGRSSDLLALPELTAVLLQDPPAPVREAVLNAVCQSVVAPALARGEVTAAWEGLRDLEPALPLPVHDPISRYGGQAATVLLVAAIGRNDRNLLASAFAMRELWTGEEVPNVVWDHIATLVETLSKPTAPPIETTSTTDVAASVRALTGWLDFIAAAARRDPQVHDVVTDGTWNSWPPLAQQDDDVASLLSSLKDDEWTAVWQVVGVLIDALGDDGLAPATSAALIDAALVFDRLSRGDLLSLYALTEIFLRSAPTRSQYVELLKSLKSSTGQWVGATTSDIALDFADRLVVAACPDEDARVDTAIALLGPLHRIQHRLEPDEKEFARQLCEELGTQLEWHPAEEDDEFTLAGIPRMSVLLYSLDEAVLDRVSDQLVKQAPSVKVSTSHDKVGTASLKHKARNADVIVMATRCAKHAATGFITDNAAADSHTGYADGSGSASLLRAAVKGIRDFLG
- the dpdK gene encoding phospholipase D-like domain-containing protein DpdK; the encoded protein is MRGLERTVRTGPKLRLSADTILADALLSELVAPGPVLWVVSAWISNVEVIDNTQGSFDDILGDDHMTHYRLVDVLAKLARSGTPVRVVTRPTTHNQLFVDQMKAIASDDADLAVVFDPVEHEKTVCGRDWMISGSMNFTASGIGANEESVRYVVDNVEVAQARIDFVARWGGIR